One window of the Leptospira koniambonensis genome contains the following:
- a CDS encoding TIGR01777 family oxidoreductase — MLIGITGGTGLIGSMLAIRLKAEGHRVRIFSRSGKLPPRLQRISEWDVRIGSLPTRADLEGVNVLINLAGEPIAGVRWTPEYKQRIRSSRVDFTRDLVARLTSMGEFAPKTFFNSSAIGIYGSYDAGTPPFDEDSPVSDDELGSLCKDWEEEALEAEKAGIRTILLRTGVVLTTEGGALATMLPAFKLFAGGPIGSGNQILSWIHIEDQLSAIMFLIRKEEAKGAFNLVSPEPLSNEQFSKALAKTLGRPSFARVPSFALSLALGEGAIVATHGQRVVPKRLQELGYKFRYPSLESALRNLLG; from the coding sequence ATGCTTATTGGAATTACCGGCGGCACGGGACTCATAGGATCCATGTTGGCGATCCGCTTAAAGGCAGAAGGACATAGAGTCCGAATTTTTAGCCGAAGCGGAAAATTGCCGCCCAGACTCCAAAGAATTTCAGAATGGGATGTTCGAATCGGATCTCTTCCTACCAGAGCAGATCTAGAAGGAGTAAACGTTCTAATCAATCTCGCAGGTGAACCAATTGCAGGAGTTCGTTGGACCCCAGAATACAAACAAAGAATTCGCTCTTCTCGCGTAGACTTCACAAGGGACCTTGTTGCAAGACTCACATCCATGGGAGAGTTCGCACCCAAAACATTTTTCAACTCTTCTGCAATTGGGATCTACGGATCTTATGATGCGGGAACTCCACCATTCGACGAGGATAGTCCTGTTTCAGATGATGAGTTAGGCAGCTTATGCAAAGATTGGGAAGAAGAAGCTTTAGAAGCAGAAAAAGCAGGTATCCGAACAATCCTTCTAAGAACAGGAGTTGTTCTAACCACTGAAGGTGGTGCACTTGCTACCATGCTTCCTGCATTCAAATTATTCGCAGGCGGCCCGATAGGAAGTGGAAACCAAATCCTTTCCTGGATACATATCGAAGACCAACTCTCTGCAATCATGTTCCTGATCAGAAAAGAAGAAGCAAAAGGAGCATTCAATCTTGTATCCCCTGAGCCTCTTTCCAATGAACAATTCAGTAAGGCACTTGCAAAAACTTTAGGACGCCCTTCATTCGCAAGAGTTCCATCTTTTGCACTCTCACTTGCATTGGGCGAAGGTGCCATCGTGGCAACTCACGGCCAAAGAGTGGTGCCAAAAAGGCTCCAAGAGCTGGGTTATAAATTCAGATACCCAAGTCTGGAATCTGCTCTTCGAAATTTACTAGGCTGA
- the trxA gene encoding thioredoxin: MPGSFNELLKTHDKPILVDFWAEWCGPCKMVAPELEKFAQAHPGQVTVVKVNIDEKPELAQQYGVQSIPTLMLFKDGQIAEKVVGAIPQAQMEKVFAPKLA; this comes from the coding sequence ATGCCTGGTTCATTCAACGAACTTCTCAAAACACATGATAAACCCATCCTAGTAGATTTCTGGGCCGAATGGTGCGGCCCTTGTAAAATGGTAGCCCCTGAGCTGGAAAAATTTGCACAAGCTCACCCTGGGCAAGTCACCGTAGTAAAAGTCAATATAGATGAAAAACCTGAATTGGCTCAACAATACGGAGTTCAATCCATTCCGACTCTGATGTTATTCAAAGACGGACAAATCGCTGAGAAAGTGGTGGGAGCAATTCCACAGGCACAAATGGAGAAAGTTTTTGCCCCTAAGCTGGCTTAA
- a CDS encoding acyl-CoA dehydrogenase family protein → MNHPLRLAENPGLSSYDLTGYKGNRGKNFYEEDKILQRVVERYSSDYKPDHKKAMVDHLKGYGELVGGTLDELTEASHKEGKYGEVVKYDRTGNRIDQIVYSHEQKLSRKISYDYGIVNLDFHDEWKFPFTDLHRQALTYLANQNGEGGVTCPLAMTEGMIRVLQGIGTEEQKKKYLPLVAGKGSFSHFMAGQYVTERVGGSNVGANRTIARKGEDGKWILNGEKWFCSNPGDLWVTTAKIEDTETVGLFLVPRIKDNGELNGHHILRKKDIIGSKGKLTVEIVYEDLEAEALGRPAHGIANLIRYVIRTSRVHVGLAASGMSRRAFMEAREYSRYRTAYGKKIQDFSAYSRELAEMRILYAGLVMPIFRGIDWSQKGILAEQISTPLMKYRSSSLSSQITHRAIMALGGSGIIGDYTCLPRLHNDCIINETWEGTHLIITDHALGAMNRAKIRDSFVSELKKNFDSAKKYPELKAAAELGENLLLDWNKNIEEKPREWKETFRVDLSDQAYGALVLSEFLEQAVFDRTSGSKKSRFDSFAKGFGAFLFRTLPKTFGDYESFRLDQEEVDEIVNW, encoded by the coding sequence ATGAATCATCCATTACGTTTAGCCGAGAACCCAGGTTTATCTTCTTATGACTTAACCGGTTACAAAGGAAATAGAGGTAAAAACTTTTACGAAGAGGATAAGATCCTCCAGAGAGTAGTAGAAAGATATTCTTCCGATTATAAACCGGATCATAAAAAAGCGATGGTCGATCATCTCAAAGGTTATGGAGAATTGGTCGGCGGCACCTTAGACGAACTCACCGAGGCCTCTCATAAAGAAGGTAAATACGGAGAAGTAGTTAAATACGATAGAACAGGAAATCGTATTGATCAGATCGTTTATTCTCACGAACAAAAACTCTCCAGAAAGATCTCCTATGATTACGGAATTGTTAATTTAGATTTTCATGATGAATGGAAATTTCCTTTTACTGATCTTCACAGACAGGCTTTAACTTATCTCGCCAATCAAAATGGAGAAGGAGGAGTTACCTGTCCTTTAGCGATGACTGAAGGTATGATCCGAGTTCTTCAGGGAATAGGAACAGAAGAACAGAAAAAGAAATATCTTCCTTTAGTCGCAGGAAAGGGCTCCTTCTCTCATTTTATGGCGGGACAGTATGTTACCGAGAGAGTTGGTGGAAGTAATGTAGGTGCCAACCGTACGATCGCACGCAAGGGAGAAGATGGAAAATGGATCTTAAACGGAGAAAAATGGTTCTGCTCTAATCCAGGAGATCTTTGGGTCACAACAGCTAAGATAGAAGATACCGAAACAGTCGGATTGTTTCTGGTCCCAAGGATCAAGGACAATGGAGAACTGAACGGTCACCATATATTAAGAAAAAAAGATATTATAGGTTCTAAGGGTAAGCTCACAGTAGAGATCGTATACGAAGATCTGGAAGCAGAGGCTTTAGGAAGACCTGCGCATGGAATTGCAAACCTGATCCGTTATGTGATCCGAACTTCCAGAGTTCACGTTGGTCTTGCAGCTTCTGGAATGTCCAGAAGAGCGTTCATGGAGGCAAGAGAATATTCCAGATACAGAACAGCTTATGGGAAGAAGATCCAAGATTTTTCTGCATATTCCAGAGAACTTGCAGAGATGAGGATTTTATATGCCGGTTTGGTTATGCCAATTTTCCGAGGGATTGATTGGTCTCAAAAAGGAATTTTAGCAGAACAGATCTCCACTCCCTTGATGAAATATAGATCTTCTTCACTTTCTTCTCAGATCACTCATAGAGCGATTATGGCTTTGGGTGGTTCAGGGATTATTGGAGACTACACTTGTTTGCCAAGACTTCATAATGATTGTATCATCAACGAAACCTGGGAAGGAACTCACTTGATCATTACTGATCATGCACTTGGCGCGATGAATCGTGCTAAGATCAGAGATTCTTTTGTCTCGGAATTAAAGAAAAATTTTGACTCTGCTAAAAAATACCCTGAACTAAAGGCTGCTGCAGAATTAGGAGAAAATCTTCTATTAGATTGGAATAAGAATATAGAAGAAAAGCCTAGAGAATGGAAGGAAACATTTAGAGTAGATCTTTCCGACCAAGCTTACGGTGCTTTGGTTCTTTCTGAATTTTTAGAACAGGCAGTTTTTGATAGAACATCAGGTTCTAAAAAATCTAGATTCGATTCTTTTGCAAAAGGTTTTGGAGCTTTCTTATTTAGGACTCTTCCTAAAACTTTCGGAGATTATGAATCTTTCCGTTTAGACCAAGAAGAAGTAGACGAGATCGTGAATTGGTAA
- a CDS encoding alpha-glucosidase codes for MDSGNRSTVTSKRKKETATSVRLIKKPSTPNRGKKIDADWWKNAVVYQIYPRSFNDTNGDGIGDLEGIIQKLDYLNDGTPNSLGIDAIWLSPIYPSPMYDFGYDISDYESIDPVFGNLETFKRLLKEAHKRKIRIIMDLVANHTSHQHPWFLESKSSKNNPKRDWYIWRDPINGKPPNNWMGTFGGRAWTLDKTTDQYYYHSFLAEQPDLNWRNPEVKKAIFSMVKNWLDLGVDGFRLDVVNLFVKDSELRSNPRKRWIARPFDQQNHIYDRDRPEMHDILKDLRKLLDSYGDRMSVGEVMMEPPGTSALPASYYGAKGDELHLAFNFAFFYTPWKAEKFRDVIKEWEKYLRDKGWPNYTLSNHDFRRHITRYSKGKETTARAKIAALMLLTLRGTPFLYYGEELGMMDERVPKNRIQDPVGIRYWPVYPSRDNCRLPMCWSGDVNGGFSKGEPWLPVFSKYESVNVETQSRSIESLLNFYKKLIWLRKGNEILKKGTLALDYDSPPGVLQYTREFDKKKCLVILNFENESKKIVANANRTAQILISTHRKPEKMEIPVVFEIAPYEGLVLEY; via the coding sequence ATGGATTCGGGCAATCGTTCCACAGTCACTTCTAAAAGAAAAAAAGAAACCGCGACATCTGTCAGGCTGATCAAAAAGCCAAGTACACCTAACCGCGGCAAAAAGATAGACGCGGACTGGTGGAAGAACGCGGTAGTTTACCAAATTTATCCAAGAAGTTTTAATGATACTAACGGAGATGGGATCGGCGACCTAGAAGGTATTATCCAAAAACTGGATTATCTAAACGACGGAACTCCGAACTCACTCGGCATTGATGCCATCTGGCTTTCCCCTATTTATCCTTCCCCTATGTATGATTTCGGATACGATATTTCGGATTACGAAAGTATCGATCCTGTATTCGGGAATTTGGAAACATTCAAACGTTTATTAAAAGAAGCTCATAAACGTAAGATCAGGATCATCATGGACCTGGTTGCAAATCATACTTCTCACCAACATCCTTGGTTTTTAGAATCTAAATCTTCCAAAAACAATCCTAAGAGAGATTGGTATATTTGGAGAGATCCTATAAATGGAAAACCTCCTAATAATTGGATGGGTACTTTTGGGGGAAGAGCATGGACCCTAGATAAAACCACTGATCAGTATTATTATCATTCTTTCTTAGCAGAACAACCTGACTTGAACTGGAGAAATCCAGAAGTTAAAAAAGCAATCTTCTCCATGGTCAAAAATTGGTTAGATCTCGGAGTGGATGGTTTCCGTTTAGATGTTGTAAATCTATTCGTTAAAGATTCTGAATTAAGAAGTAACCCTCGCAAAAGATGGATCGCTAGACCTTTCGATCAACAAAATCATATTTATGATCGTGATCGTCCCGAGATGCATGATATTCTTAAAGATCTCCGAAAACTTTTAGATTCTTACGGAGACAGAATGTCCGTGGGCGAAGTGATGATGGAGCCTCCTGGCACAAGCGCACTTCCTGCTTCTTATTATGGTGCTAAAGGTGATGAACTTCATCTAGCATTCAACTTTGCTTTCTTTTACACTCCTTGGAAAGCCGAAAAATTCAGGGACGTGATCAAAGAATGGGAGAAGTATCTCCGAGACAAAGGTTGGCCGAATTATACATTAAGTAATCATGATTTCCGCAGACATATCACTAGATATTCTAAAGGTAAAGAGACAACTGCAAGAGCAAAGATAGCTGCTCTAATGCTCTTAACTCTAAGAGGAACTCCGTTCTTATATTACGGAGAAGAGCTCGGAATGATGGATGAAAGAGTTCCTAAAAACCGCATCCAAGATCCAGTAGGGATCAGGTATTGGCCGGTATATCCAAGCCGGGACAATTGTAGGCTTCCTATGTGTTGGTCTGGGGATGTGAACGGTGGATTTAGCAAGGGAGAACCTTGGCTTCCAGTTTTTTCCAAATACGAATCAGTAAACGTAGAAACTCAATCCAGATCAATCGAAAGTTTATTAAATTTTTATAAAAAGCTAATATGGCTTAGAAAAGGGAATGAGATCCTGAAAAAAGGAACTCTTGCCTTGGATTATGATTCTCCTCCTGGAGTTCTACAATATACAAGAGAGTTCGATAAGAAAAAATGTCTGGTCATTTTGAACTTTGAGAATGAATCTAAAAAGATCGTAGCGAATGCGAATCGTACCGCTCAGATACTCATCTCTACTCATAGAAAACCTGAGAAGATGGAGATCCCAGTAGTATTCGAGATCGCACCTTATGAAGGTTTGGTTTTAGAATATTAA
- a CDS encoding HD domain-containing protein: MPLELDISYSFQRLLEKSRTVSGRLISRQLTFIIDSFLRARFEKSSGILKKGEEVAVIALGGYGRMEMAPHSDVDILYLHNGVPDSKLSEIISSINTYLYDSGKEVGHTCRTIKESFRYLDDMSSFHAVLDSRFLTGSKELFKKYQEEFLAKLPAKFAIRYNQAKEDQLSERFLREGRPILLSEPNLKTDLCGLRDIQYLYWTEKSRSPIRSLGGLAVLPVFQSGEVQALEEAYDFLIRVRTALHILTGRKHDRLDLNLQPEVAEYLGFGKKEEMQTIEKFMNTLYSHQKNIFFIVRVYLDSLLAAQKKGEAQNFDYEGIRFLKIGNTIFPPSEGNLFADPHTLYKDILLTFRMIQETGFEVSGGLLSEIRFASHFLDNDFRYSAEVNGGFISILQNKKDRGKILKLMHECQVLGELLPEFGACTNFPLFSYHHEFTVDEHTLLILHELDRLDKREFEDREILEVYGECEKTEILALAILLHDAGKVKEGDHSEYGAELAVSVGSRLGLSEEDTDLFRFLVEKHILMSELSSKRDISDKKLIRNFARTVSNPERLKLLYILTIIDTKSVGTNVLTNWKKAILNELYKNSIDFFKNKRNDSEDPHGEEERISLSKDLVAYLTEKEGQDPKISKTIASFAYSVIPESFLKTVSNRKILKYFKSITSLSQDANSVLLLDSEQDPAFVTVEVVSRNIPEILLDLCCSVSSEGLSLVGMQSYTFEEFQIHILQVTDPQGSGNISSEKLSRMEGKLRLMASGELQRDSIAFERTEWNPRKTIPESIINRSVRFSNEDITDTTIMEVRMPDMVGLVYRILRKVFDFGLKVSHLRVSTSADYAYDSFYLQTKDGEQVKDAELLKSLEDKILRIQPVERMTGELVF; this comes from the coding sequence TTGCCTTTAGAATTAGACATCTCTTATAGTTTTCAAAGGCTTTTGGAAAAGAGTCGGACGGTTTCTGGCCGCCTAATCTCTCGCCAGCTCACATTTATAATAGATTCCTTTTTAAGAGCCAGATTCGAAAAGTCATCCGGCATCTTAAAAAAAGGGGAAGAAGTAGCAGTTATCGCTTTAGGCGGTTATGGCCGTATGGAAATGGCCCCTCACTCAGATGTAGATATATTATATTTACATAATGGAGTTCCGGATTCTAAACTTTCAGAGATCATTTCTTCTATAAATACTTATCTTTATGATTCCGGAAAAGAAGTAGGGCATACCTGTAGGACTATCAAGGAATCCTTTCGTTATTTGGATGATATGTCCAGCTTTCATGCGGTCTTGGACAGTAGGTTCCTAACTGGTTCCAAAGAATTATTCAAAAAATACCAAGAAGAATTTTTAGCAAAACTTCCTGCTAAATTTGCGATTAGATATAACCAAGCAAAAGAAGATCAACTTTCGGAAAGGTTCCTAAGAGAAGGTCGACCTATTCTTCTTTCTGAACCGAATTTAAAAACAGATCTCTGTGGTTTAAGAGACATTCAATATTTATATTGGACCGAAAAATCCAGAAGCCCTATCCGTTCCTTAGGCGGACTCGCAGTTCTTCCGGTTTTCCAAAGCGGAGAAGTCCAAGCCTTGGAAGAAGCTTATGATTTTTTGATCCGAGTGAGAACCGCACTTCATATTCTTACTGGAAGAAAACATGATCGTTTGGATCTGAATCTTCAGCCTGAAGTAGCGGAGTATCTAGGCTTTGGTAAAAAAGAAGAGATGCAAACCATAGAGAAATTTATGAACACTCTCTATAGTCATCAAAAGAATATATTTTTTATCGTTCGTGTATATTTGGATTCATTACTAGCGGCTCAAAAAAAGGGAGAAGCACAGAACTTTGACTATGAAGGAATCCGTTTCCTAAAAATTGGAAATACGATCTTTCCTCCAAGCGAAGGAAATCTTTTTGCAGATCCTCATACTTTATATAAAGATATTTTACTTACTTTCAGGATGATCCAAGAAACGGGCTTTGAGGTTTCCGGTGGGTTGCTTAGCGAAATCAGATTTGCTTCTCACTTTTTGGATAATGACTTCAGATATTCCGCGGAAGTAAACGGTGGATTTATCAGCATTCTTCAGAATAAAAAGGATAGAGGAAAAATATTAAAATTAATGCATGAATGCCAGGTGCTTGGGGAACTTTTGCCTGAGTTCGGCGCATGTACAAATTTTCCTTTGTTCAGTTATCATCATGAGTTCACTGTGGATGAGCATACTCTTCTGATCTTGCACGAATTGGATCGTTTAGATAAAAGAGAGTTTGAGGATAGAGAGATCCTCGAAGTTTATGGAGAATGTGAGAAGACCGAAATTTTGGCTTTAGCAATTCTTCTTCATGATGCTGGAAAAGTAAAAGAAGGAGATCATTCAGAATATGGTGCGGAACTTGCTGTTTCAGTTGGATCTCGTTTAGGTTTATCAGAAGAAGACACAGATCTATTTCGTTTCTTAGTAGAAAAACATATCCTGATGTCGGAACTTTCTTCTAAAAGAGATATTTCGGATAAAAAGCTGATACGAAATTTTGCAAGAACAGTTTCTAATCCGGAGAGATTAAAACTTTTATATATTCTTACAATAATAGATACCAAATCAGTTGGCACAAACGTTCTTACTAATTGGAAAAAGGCAATCTTAAACGAACTTTACAAAAACTCTATAGACTTCTTTAAAAATAAAAGAAATGATTCGGAAGATCCTCACGGAGAAGAAGAAAGAATTTCTCTGTCCAAAGATCTTGTGGCATATTTGACCGAAAAAGAAGGGCAAGATCCTAAAATTTCTAAAACGATTGCGTCATTTGCATATTCAGTGATCCCTGAAAGTTTTTTAAAAACTGTATCAAATAGAAAAATATTAAAATATTTTAAATCGATTACTTCTCTTAGCCAAGATGCGAATTCGGTCCTGCTCTTGGATTCTGAACAAGATCCCGCTTTCGTAACAGTAGAAGTAGTAAGCCGTAATATTCCTGAAATCTTATTAGATTTATGTTGTTCTGTTTCTTCCGAGGGTTTGAGTTTAGTTGGGATGCAAAGTTATACTTTCGAAGAATTTCAGATCCATATTCTTCAAGTAACGGATCCTCAAGGCAGTGGAAATATTTCTTCTGAAAAACTTTCCAGAATGGAAGGCAAACTCAGATTAATGGCCTCTGGAGAATTACAAAGAGACAGTATTGCTTTCGAAAGAACTGAATGGAATCCACGTAAGACGATACCGGAAAGTATTATCAATCGTTCTGTTCGCTTTTCTAACGAAGATATTACAGATACTACCATCATGGAAGTGCGTATGCCCGATATGGTTGGTTTAGTGTATAGGATCTTAAGAAAAGTATTCGATTTTGGTTTAAAAGTTTCTCATTTGAGGGTCTCTACTTCTGCAGATTATGCTTATGACTCATTCTATCTCCAGACTAAGGACGGGGAACAGGTCAAAGATGCAGAATTGTTAAAATCCCTGGAAGATAAGATCTTGAGAATACAGCCAGTGGAAAGGATGACAGGGGAACTTGTTTTTTAA
- the metG gene encoding methionine--tRNA ligase, producing the protein MSSESKRKILVTSALPYANGPIHLGHVLEAIQTDVYVRYQKSLGNECYFFCADDTHGTPIMLAARKEGITPEELIDRVRTEHYRDLSGFLVEYDNYYTTNSEENRILSEEIYLSLKGKGHIAEREIEQAYCDTDKMFLPDRFIKGTCPNCGTQDQYGDSCENCGATYSPKDLKDSHCSLCGNPPVSRNSKHIFFKLGDFEKYLSSWVEKDSHVAEGVRKKLKEWFESGLQDWDISRDGPYFGFKIPGETEKYFYVWLDAPIGYMASSLNYFKGDRKKFDSFWKDEKTEISHFIGKDILYFHTLFWPATLEGGGYRSPTQVHVHGFITVNGEKMSKSRGTFIKAEGYLKHLDPEHLRFYLAGKLGPGMDDLDLSFDDYTAKVNSDFVGNFVNLVSRVATSILDKLDRELGSLDAEGKKILDELRSSESKIREWYETRNYTRVMKECSRLGDIANKYVNDLAPWIQIKSDAEAARKTVTVALNAARILSIYLYPVLPKSGEKVYKILGLNKKPEFADLSSDLEKTKVSAYEMITKRVEEKSIQTMLEENTLETKSAQPATPAAAPKTEGVLEISIEDLSKVDLRVGKIIEAGPVEGADKLVQVKLDLGSLGTKNVFAGIKASYQPQDLLGLTIVAVANLKPRKMKFGISEAMLLASGEGESLSLFVPHRGANPGDKLK; encoded by the coding sequence GTGAGTTCCGAATCAAAACGAAAGATCCTCGTTACTTCTGCTTTGCCTTATGCAAATGGTCCTATTCATTTGGGCCATGTTTTGGAAGCGATCCAGACTGATGTTTATGTTCGTTATCAAAAATCTTTAGGCAATGAGTGTTATTTTTTCTGTGCGGACGATACGCATGGTACACCCATCATGCTTGCTGCAAGAAAAGAAGGGATCACTCCGGAAGAATTGATCGACCGTGTTAGAACGGAACATTACCGGGATCTCTCCGGCTTTTTAGTAGAATACGATAATTATTATACCACTAACTCTGAAGAAAATCGGATCCTTTCCGAAGAAATTTATCTTTCTCTAAAAGGAAAAGGTCATATCGCAGAAAGGGAGATTGAGCAGGCTTATTGTGATACTGATAAGATGTTCCTTCCCGATCGTTTTATCAAAGGGACCTGTCCTAATTGTGGCACTCAAGATCAATATGGGGATAGTTGTGAGAATTGCGGAGCGACTTATTCTCCTAAAGATCTAAAAGATTCTCATTGTTCCTTATGTGGTAACCCACCCGTTAGTCGAAATTCTAAACATATATTTTTCAAGTTGGGAGATTTTGAGAAATATCTTTCTAGTTGGGTCGAAAAGGATTCACATGTTGCCGAAGGTGTTCGCAAAAAACTGAAAGAATGGTTTGAATCCGGACTCCAAGATTGGGATATTTCTCGTGACGGACCTTATTTCGGATTTAAGATCCCTGGTGAGACTGAAAAATATTTTTATGTTTGGTTGGATGCTCCAATCGGATATATGGCTTCCAGTTTGAATTATTTCAAAGGGGATCGAAAAAAATTTGATTCTTTCTGGAAAGACGAGAAGACTGAGATTTCCCATTTTATCGGAAAAGATATATTATATTTTCATACTTTATTCTGGCCTGCTACATTAGAAGGAGGGGGATATCGTTCTCCTACTCAAGTCCATGTCCACGGTTTTATCACTGTGAATGGGGAGAAGATGTCTAAATCCAGAGGTACCTTTATCAAGGCTGAAGGATATCTCAAACATTTGGATCCGGAACATCTTCGTTTCTATCTAGCAGGAAAGCTTGGTCCAGGAATGGACGATCTGGATCTTTCTTTTGATGATTATACTGCAAAAGTAAATTCGGACTTTGTAGGAAATTTTGTAAACTTGGTTTCCAGAGTTGCGACTTCTATATTAGATAAACTTGATAGAGAATTAGGCAGTTTGGACGCAGAAGGGAAGAAGATCCTGGATGAACTCCGAAGTTCCGAATCTAAGATCAGAGAATGGTATGAAACCCGAAATTATACCAGAGTAATGAAAGAATGTTCCCGCTTGGGCGATATCGCAAATAAGTATGTGAACGATCTCGCACCTTGGATCCAAATTAAATCGGATGCAGAAGCAGCTCGTAAAACGGTAACAGTTGCTTTGAATGCAGCCAGAATTCTTTCTATTTATTTATACCCTGTTCTTCCTAAATCAGGGGAGAAGGTGTATAAAATTTTAGGTTTAAACAAAAAGCCTGAGTTTGCGGATCTTTCTTCCGATCTGGAAAAAACAAAAGTATCTGCATATGAAATGATCACCAAACGTGTAGAGGAAAAATCGATTCAAACCATGTTAGAAGAAAACACTTTGGAAACTAAATCCGCTCAACCTGCGACGCCCGCTGCTGCTCCTAAAACAGAAGGAGTTTTGGAAATTTCTATTGAAGATCTAAGTAAAGTGGATCTTCGAGTTGGTAAAATTATAGAAGCAGGTCCTGTAGAAGGCGCTGACAAACTTGTCCAAGTAAAATTGGATCTTGGTTCTCTCGGAACTAAGAATGTTTTTGCAGGTATTAAAGCTTCTTACCAACCTCAGGATCTACTTGGATTGACGATTGTTGCGGTTGCTAATTTGAAACCAAGAAAGATGAAGTTCGGAATTTCAGAAGCAATGCTTTTGGCTTCTGGAGAAGGCGAGAGCCTCAGTCTTTTTGTGCCTCATAGAGGTGCTAACCCTGGCGATAAATTGAAATAA
- a CDS encoding TerB family tellurite resistance protein, with translation MERVSSLASKVLPGHEFYEKFQKSLDRETEIFQLKMNYAKVLVSLWSYSCHADGVFHRKEGNLVGQMVKAMFDKDCIFDHHQDQKAEIIEELSEVFESPLPIKMITDFAEGNPVLAVNFYEDAVCIVTTDGKFTDREKEFLVDLARELEISSMDKKNIDNKYTDGGDD, from the coding sequence ATGGAAAGGGTTTCATCCTTGGCTAGCAAAGTTCTACCAGGTCATGAGTTTTACGAAAAGTTTCAGAAAAGTCTGGATAGAGAAACCGAGATTTTTCAACTCAAGATGAATTACGCCAAGGTACTAGTCAGTCTTTGGTCTTATTCTTGTCATGCAGACGGAGTCTTTCATAGAAAAGAAGGAAACCTAGTCGGACAGATGGTAAAAGCTATGTTCGATAAAGATTGCATCTTCGATCATCACCAAGATCAAAAGGCCGAGATCATCGAAGAATTATCCGAAGTGTTTGAATCTCCTCTTCCCATTAAAATGATCACTGACTTTGCAGAAGGTAATCCAGTCTTAGCTGTAAACTTTTACGAAGACGCTGTGTGTATCGTAACAACTGACGGCAAATTTACAGATAGAGAAAAAGAATTTTTGGTAGATCTAGCGAGAGAACTGGAAATTTCTTCCATGGATAAGAAAAACATAGATAATAAATATACGGACGGCGGCGACGACTGA